CTCGAGGATGACGGCCGAGACGCCGGCCGCCTCGAATTCGCGGACCGTGCGCATCACGTTGATGGCGTTGCCATAGCCTGTGTCGATATCGGCGATGACCGGGATCGTCACGGAGCTCGTGACATTGCGCACCACCGAGAGGTTTTCCGACATCGTGTAGAGCTCGGCATCCGGCTGCCCCAGGAAGGAGGCCGAGACGCCGAAGCCCGAGGTCATCACCGCATCGAAACCGGCGGCCTGGATGAACTTGGCGGACAAGGCGTCATAGGCGCCCGCCGACCAGACCGTCTTCTGGTTGACGACGCGGGCGCGGAAATTGGGAGTAAGGGCCATGGTGTCAGCTCCGGTGATGGTCGGGTTCAGGAATAGGTCTTGAGGTAGGGCACGAGGCCGCCTGCCTCGAGCATGCGCTGGTCGGCAAGGGCGAGCGGCTCGATCGGCAGTTCGGTGCCGCGCGTGAGATTGCGGATGACGCCCGCCTGCCAGTCGAGCTCGATCTCGTCCCAGCGCTGCACCAGGCCGAGGATCCCGGGGCAGCTTGCCTGCGGGAAGCCCATGCTGATCTCGCCGCGCCAGTAGCCGGGCGAGAAGCTCTCGGCGACCATGCCGGTGATGCCGAGATGGCGCATGGCGCGCATCGGCGGATAATGCGGGTGGCCGTAACCAAAATTGTGGTTGCCGACGAGGATGTCGCCCGGCTTCACTTTTGCGCGGAAATCCGGGTCGTAGGACTGCATGGCGGCATCCGCCAGCTCGTTGATGTCGGTGATCTTGATGTTCTTGACGCCGACGATCTGGTCGACGTCGAAATCAAGTTCCTCGAAGATGAAGGCGACGCGTCCGCGGAGGTTCTTGAGCGACATGGCGGGCCTCACAGATACTTGCGGGGATCGGCGATCGCGCCTTCGATGGCGGAGGCTGCCACCGACGCGGCGCTGCAGAGGTAGATTTCCGAGTCAGGACTGCCCATGCGCCCGCGCACGTTGAGCGTGCCGGTGGAGACCGCCCGCTGTCCCGCGGTCATGGTGGCGATGCGGCCGAAGCAGAAATCGCAGCTCGACGAGGAGATGAAGGCGCCCGCCTCCACCAGGATCTCGATCAGCCCCTCGCGCGCGGCAGCCGCCATGATCTCCTGGCTGGTCGGCACGATGTTGAGCTGGAAGCCGGGCTTCACCTGGCGTCCGCGCAGCACCTGCGCCGCGATCCTGAGATCCTCGACCCGGCCCGAGGCGCATGAGCCAAGATAGCCGGTCTGCACTTCGAGGCCGGCATAATCGACGAGGTTGCGGGTGTTAGACGGCGTCGGCGGAATGACCACCACCGGCTCCAGCCCGTCGAGATCGATGTCATAGACGGCCGAATAGGTGGCATCCTCGTCGCTGTAGACC
This region of Phreatobacter aquaticus genomic DNA includes:
- a CDS encoding 3-isopropylmalate dehydratase small subunit, which encodes MSLKNLRGRVAFIFEELDFDVDQIVGVKNIKITDINELADAAMQSYDPDFRAKVKPGDILVGNHNFGYGHPHYPPMRAMRHLGITGMVAESFSPGYWRGEISMGFPQASCPGILGLVQRWDEIELDWQAGVIRNLTRGTELPIEPLALADQRMLEAGGLVPYLKTYS